Proteins encoded by one window of Paenibacillus sp. DCT19:
- a CDS encoding MFS transporter, giving the protein MQTSLPKDATAGSQAPSGLDAQRTVYRILIAISLVHLFNDSIQSVIPAIFPILKDSMHLTYTQIGWISFAINFTASIMQPVVGWFADKKPTPSILPIGMGFTFTGMLLLAFADNYMAVLISVIFVGLGSAAFHPEGSRVSHMAAGARRGLAQSIFQVGGNAGQSLAPLLTRWIFIPFGLFGAIGFTGIAAAGIAVQIYIARWYGRMLKSGSYLRKQAAARRIPNPALRKKIAVAITILILLVFVRSLYIAAIGSFYAFNLIESFNLSTPDAQIYIFLFLAAGALGTFFGGPLADRFGKRNLIFLSMACAAPLTLLLPFANLFWTGVLLTIIGFIMLSSFSVTVVYAQMLIPGKIGTVSGLITGLAFGMGGLGALVLGNWIDVFGVSPVMQVCSFLPLLGILTFLLPSDQLLKRWSDENGSEE; this is encoded by the coding sequence ATGCAAACCTCTTTACCCAAAGACGCAACAGCAGGGTCTCAGGCACCCTCCGGATTGGATGCTCAACGCACCGTATACCGGATATTAATTGCCATCAGTCTGGTGCATCTGTTCAACGATTCCATTCAGTCGGTTATTCCGGCAATCTTCCCGATTCTGAAGGATTCGATGCATCTCACCTACACGCAGATTGGCTGGATTTCCTTCGCTATTAATTTCACGGCCTCCATCATGCAGCCTGTCGTTGGATGGTTTGCCGATAAGAAGCCAACCCCTTCCATTCTACCGATCGGTATGGGCTTCACGTTTACAGGCATGCTCCTGTTGGCCTTTGCTGATAACTATATGGCCGTTCTCATTTCTGTTATTTTTGTCGGGCTCGGCTCCGCCGCCTTCCATCCCGAAGGCTCTAGAGTATCTCATATGGCCGCTGGCGCACGTCGTGGTTTGGCACAATCGATCTTTCAAGTTGGAGGCAATGCAGGACAATCTTTGGCTCCACTGCTAACGCGTTGGATCTTCATTCCGTTTGGTCTCTTCGGTGCTATTGGATTTACAGGTATTGCAGCAGCAGGTATTGCCGTTCAGATCTACATTGCACGTTGGTATGGACGGATGCTGAAATCAGGCAGTTACTTACGAAAACAAGCAGCAGCACGCCGAATTCCTAACCCGGCATTACGTAAGAAAATCGCTGTAGCGATTACGATTCTGATCTTGCTCGTTTTTGTCCGCTCCCTATATATCGCAGCGATTGGTAGTTTCTATGCCTTTAATCTTATAGAAAGTTTTAACCTTTCTACACCTGACGCACAAATTTACATTTTCCTATTCCTAGCAGCAGGAGCACTGGGTACCTTCTTCGGAGGACCACTTGCCGACCGATTCGGCAAACGTAATCTTATTTTCCTATCTATGGCATGTGCAGCTCCCTTAACGCTGTTGCTGCCGTTCGCTAATCTGTTCTGGACAGGCGTACTGTTAACCATCATCGGCTTCATCATGTTATCCAGTTTCTCGGTTACTGTCGTGTACGCACAAATGCTGATCCCGGGCAAAATCGGTACCGTCTCGGGTCTGATCACAGGTCTTGCCTTCGGTATGGGCGGTCTAGGTGCGCTCGTACTGGGCAACTGGATTGATGTATTCGGCGTATCACCAGTTATGCAGGTGTGTAGCTTCTTGCCACTGCTCGGAATATTGACCTTCTTGCTCCCTTCAGATCAACTGCTGAAGCGTTGGTCAGATGAGAACGGTAGCGAAGAGTAA
- the queF gene encoding preQ(1) synthase, which produces MRQPDEMQDITLLGNQNVKYTFEYDPGILENFDNKHPYRDYFVKFNCPEFTSLCPITGQPDFATIYISYIPDIKMVESKSLKLYLFSFRNHGDFHEDCVNIIMNDLIKLMDPRYIEVWGKFTPRGGISIDPYTNYGKPGTKYEQMADHRMMNHDMYPETIDNR; this is translated from the coding sequence ATGAGACAACCTGATGAAATGCAAGATATCACGTTACTGGGTAACCAGAACGTAAAATATACCTTTGAATACGATCCGGGAATTCTGGAAAACTTCGATAACAAGCATCCGTACCGCGATTATTTTGTTAAATTCAACTGCCCGGAGTTCACTAGCCTGTGTCCCATCACGGGTCAACCGGATTTTGCGACAATCTATATCAGCTACATTCCTGATATCAAAATGGTCGAGAGCAAATCCCTCAAGCTGTATCTGTTCAGCTTCCGCAATCATGGAGATTTCCACGAAGATTGTGTGAACATCATCATGAACGATCTGATCAAGCTGATGGATCCACGTTACATTGAAGTGTGGGGTAAATTCACACCGCGCGGCGGCATTTCCATTGACCCGTACACCAACTACGGTAAACCGGGAACAAAATATGAGCAAATGGCCGACCACCGTATGATGAACCATGATATGTATCCAGAGACGATTGATAATCGTTAA
- the queE gene encoding 7-carboxy-7-deazaguanine synthase QueE, whose amino-acid sequence MEIFGPTVQGEGMVIGQKTMFVRTAGCDYRCSWCDSAFTWDGSGKDQIQKMTPEQAWDELRRVGGSRFSHVTISGGNPALLASLDGLVKLLREHHIRTAVETQGSRWQPWLADIDEVTVSPKPPSSGMDTDWNVLDDVIARLAAGSPERSHSLKIVIFDETDLNYARRVHARYPGTDLFLQTGNPNVTSMDTPDLAASLLTRYEWLIDQVSAADDLNNVRVLPQLHTLVWGNKRGV is encoded by the coding sequence ATGGAAATATTCGGCCCTACCGTTCAGGGAGAAGGTATGGTCATCGGGCAGAAAACGATGTTTGTCCGCACTGCCGGCTGCGATTACCGTTGCTCCTGGTGTGACTCTGCTTTTACCTGGGACGGCAGCGGCAAAGACCAGATTCAGAAGATGACACCTGAGCAGGCATGGGACGAATTACGCCGTGTTGGCGGATCACGCTTCTCCCATGTCACCATCTCTGGTGGTAATCCTGCCCTGCTCGCTTCGCTGGATGGCTTAGTTAAGCTATTGCGTGAGCATCACATCCGTACAGCTGTAGAGACACAAGGTTCTCGCTGGCAGCCATGGCTGGCAGACATCGACGAAGTCACCGTCTCGCCTAAGCCGCCAAGCTCTGGCATGGATACGGATTGGAACGTGCTGGATGATGTGATCGCAAGGCTCGCCGCAGGTTCACCAGAGCGAAGTCATAGTCTGAAAATCGTCATCTTCGACGAGACAGACCTGAACTATGCCCGGCGTGTGCATGCACGTTATCCGGGAACCGATTTATTTTTGCAGACAGGTAATCCGAATGTGACATCAATGGATACGCCTGATCTTGCGGCTTCTCTGCTCACTCGTTATGAGTGGCTGATCGACCAAGTCAGTGCAGCTGACGATCTGAATAACGTCCGTGTGCTCCCACAGCTTCATACATTGGTATGGGGAAACAAGCGCGGCGTCTGA
- the queD gene encoding 6-carboxytetrahydropterin synthase QueD has product MREPGTFRIVERLQRIDEDILPTQLRYHRKRVLVSKEFTFDAAHHLHCYEGKCKNLHGHTYKVIFGISGYPGETGLTVDFGHIKDIWKTQIEGYLDHQYLNETLPLMNTTAENMVVWLFEQMEHALQTEPYAALTEGGRTEFVRLYETPTSYAEARREWMIDE; this is encoded by the coding sequence ATGAGAGAGCCTGGAACATTCCGTATTGTTGAACGTTTGCAGCGGATTGACGAGGATATCCTGCCTACACAGCTAAGATATCATCGCAAACGTGTACTGGTCAGCAAGGAGTTTACTTTTGACGCGGCACATCATCTGCACTGTTATGAAGGTAAGTGCAAGAACCTGCACGGTCATACGTATAAAGTTATTTTCGGCATCAGCGGTTATCCGGGTGAAACCGGGCTGACGGTTGATTTTGGACATATTAAAGATATATGGAAAACACAAATTGAAGGTTATCTAGATCATCAGTACCTCAATGAAACATTGCCTTTAATGAACACAACGGCGGAAAATATGGTCGTATGGCTGTTCGAACAGATGGAACACGCGCTTCAGACGGAGCCATATGCGGCACTCACTGAAGGCGGACGTACGGAGTTTGTAAGACTATATGAGACACCAACCAGCTATGCCGAAGCGAGACGGGAGTGGATGATCGATGAGTAG
- the queC gene encoding 7-cyano-7-deazaguanine synthase QueC, which translates to MNEEKAVVVFSGGQDSTTCLFWAKQQFAEVEVVTFDYGQRHKLEIECASAIAKDLGVQQTVLDMSLLNQLAPNALTRNDVEITHNEGELPSTFVDGRNLLFLSFAAILAKQKGARHLVTGVCETDFSGYPDCRDSFVKSMNVTLNLSMDYPFVIHTPLMWLDKAQTWKMADDLGAFEYVRERTLTCYNGVIGDGCGECPACKLRKAGLDQYLQQRTATGHTGVDVR; encoded by the coding sequence TTGAACGAAGAAAAAGCAGTCGTTGTTTTCAGCGGCGGTCAGGACAGTACAACTTGTTTATTCTGGGCCAAACAGCAATTTGCTGAGGTTGAGGTGGTTACGTTTGATTACGGACAGCGCCATAAGCTCGAGATTGAATGTGCCTCAGCTATTGCTAAAGATCTCGGTGTGCAGCAGACCGTGCTCGATATGAGCCTGCTCAATCAGCTTGCCCCTAACGCGTTAACTCGCAACGATGTGGAAATTACACATAATGAAGGCGAGTTGCCTAGTACTTTTGTGGATGGACGTAACCTGCTGTTCCTTAGCTTCGCTGCTATTCTTGCCAAACAAAAAGGCGCACGTCATCTCGTCACAGGTGTATGTGAAACCGACTTTAGTGGATATCCAGATTGCCGAGACTCATTTGTTAAATCAATGAATGTCACTCTTAACCTGTCGATGGATTATCCGTTCGTGATTCATACGCCCTTGATGTGGCTGGACAAAGCCCAAACTTGGAAGATGGCAGATGATCTCGGTGCCTTTGAATATGTACGCGAGCGTACACTCACTTGTTATAACGGTGTCATTGGAGATGGCTGCGGAGAATGCCCTGCTTGTAAATTGCGCAAAGCTGGATTGGATCAGTACTTGCAGCAACGTACAGCAACAGGACACACGGGAGTGGATGTGCGATGA
- a CDS encoding AIM24 family protein: MHIHLNTVEAGGAGQVVTFSLVQDDRLHILHPQQIVAFRGSSHSRNDKFMNISGIVRKKKLIKSEISGPCQFVAALPPGFTMKEVELDVESDLLYDFRHLFFYSDGVTMHTKIQKIKNMLITQDAVKMKFSGKGKIGLLTQGQVCQQELHPTAPLYVDAGSIIAYPENAHLELTVYGNHLASQHMNYHWKMTGHGSVLFQAGRENSRLERDVNDEGLFKRILKEVIPFGNVLIK, translated from the coding sequence ATGCACATACACCTCAATACCGTTGAAGCTGGTGGCGCTGGACAAGTCGTTACATTCTCGCTTGTTCAGGACGACCGGCTTCATATTCTGCATCCACAGCAAATCGTTGCATTCCGCGGCTCCAGCCATAGCCGTAATGATAAATTTATGAACATTTCAGGCATTGTCCGCAAGAAGAAGCTAATTAAATCGGAAATCTCTGGTCCCTGCCAGTTTGTCGCTGCGCTCCCTCCCGGTTTTACGATGAAAGAGGTCGAACTGGATGTAGAGAGTGATCTGCTGTACGACTTCCGACATCTCTTTTTTTACTCCGATGGCGTCACCATGCATACCAAAATTCAGAAAATTAAAAATATGCTTATCACCCAAGATGCGGTCAAAATGAAGTTCTCAGGAAAAGGCAAGATTGGATTGTTAACTCAAGGCCAAGTATGCCAACAAGAGCTGCATCCTACCGCTCCGCTCTATGTCGACGCAGGCAGTATTATCGCTTATCCCGAGAATGCACACTTGGAACTGACCGTATACGGGAACCATCTGGCGAGCCAGCATATGAACTATCATTGGAAGATGACCGGACACGGCTCAGTTCTATTTCAAGCAGGACGTGAGAATAGTAGACTGGAACGGGATGTGAACGATGAAGGTCTGTTCAAGCGGATTCTAAAAGAAGTGATCCCTTTCGGAAACGTTCTAATTAAATAA
- a CDS encoding YafY family protein codes for MTDRLIRLMRIITLVQAKPGILARELAERCETTERTIYRDMEALSAMHIPIANMGHGRGYMFISQFAMYPLNWSDDEAAAFLHLAEVMEHIRPLLKPAFESAYEKVIASSQKNKTERVEWSEHISGLFKVGLPVWQNENSDMMNSTLVTLLEASISQNTIEAEYLTEGKKIVMQIDPYSLIPREYRFDLLAYCHQSAKLRRFQVGRLQNIRILPRTFRKDDFLLQNYFRTPRDGKATEWIAFKIRFFPNAVEHVMQQQYIVRPLLTSEPGGTLLFEVILSDDRELLTWLTQYGPNAEILEPKEYRNRMKECLERWQQVYKQAPT; via the coding sequence ATGACAGACCGACTGATCCGATTAATGCGCATTATCACGCTTGTGCAGGCCAAACCTGGAATTCTGGCTCGTGAGTTAGCTGAGCGGTGTGAGACAACGGAAAGGACGATATACCGCGATATGGAGGCCCTCAGTGCAATGCATATTCCGATTGCAAATATGGGGCACGGCAGAGGGTATATGTTTATCAGCCAGTTTGCGATGTATCCCTTGAACTGGTCAGATGATGAAGCGGCAGCTTTTTTACATTTGGCTGAGGTTATGGAGCATATCCGCCCGTTGTTGAAGCCAGCTTTTGAGAGTGCATATGAGAAGGTCATCGCTTCAAGTCAAAAAAATAAGACGGAGCGGGTGGAATGGTCGGAGCACATTAGTGGGTTGTTTAAAGTTGGGCTACCCGTCTGGCAAAATGAAAATTCTGATATGATGAATAGTACGCTGGTTACCCTTCTTGAAGCTAGTATTTCTCAGAACACGATTGAAGCAGAGTACCTCACCGAGGGGAAAAAGATCGTCATGCAAATTGATCCTTATAGTCTAATTCCTCGAGAGTACAGATTTGATCTGCTCGCATATTGCCATCAATCGGCAAAGCTGAGGAGGTTTCAAGTGGGTCGTTTACAGAACATACGGATTTTGCCTCGCACATTCCGCAAAGATGACTTCCTGTTACAGAACTATTTCCGAACCCCAAGGGATGGTAAAGCTACCGAGTGGATTGCGTTTAAAATTCGATTTTTTCCAAATGCCGTGGAGCATGTGATGCAGCAGCAATATATCGTACGTCCTCTGCTGACGAGCGAGCCTGGGGGCACGCTATTATTTGAAGTAATCCTGAGTGATGATCGGGAGTTACTAACATGGTTGACCCAGTATGGTCCCAATGCAGAGATTCTTGAACCCAAGGAATATCGAAACCGAATGAAGGAATGCCTAGAACGTTGGCAGCAAGTTTATAAACAAGCTCCTACCTAA
- a CDS encoding 3'-5' exonuclease, giving the protein MPYIIYDLEFTVSRNARYSSEIIDIGAVKVIEGDNGLLVSDTFHTYVRPSNKSVLSTDTIQFTGITQKDIDAAPLFPDAIRQFIAWMGSDPYYMCSWGPDDRSKLISHCRTHQLDVAWIMNHNDIQKQWSRTVRKEGKFRQLGLAQALELCGIEFDGTQHRALDDAVNTAKVFIHQFESFNLETNCAADDEGITSKVVYSSNEDDDHESPFGNLAHLFKSKE; this is encoded by the coding sequence ATGCCATATATTATTTATGATCTGGAATTTACCGTAAGTCGCAATGCTCGCTACTCTTCCGAAATAATTGATATCGGTGCAGTAAAGGTTATAGAAGGCGATAACGGCTTGTTGGTTTCCGACACGTTCCATACTTATGTTCGTCCTTCTAACAAATCGGTACTCTCTACCGATACAATTCAGTTCACAGGTATTACCCAAAAAGACATTGATGCGGCTCCACTCTTTCCAGATGCGATACGACAATTCATTGCATGGATGGGTAGCGACCCATACTACATGTGCTCATGGGGGCCAGATGACCGCAGTAAGTTAATCTCCCATTGCCGGACACATCAGCTCGATGTGGCTTGGATCATGAATCACAACGATATACAGAAGCAATGGTCACGCACTGTGCGCAAAGAAGGTAAGTTCCGCCAGCTCGGACTCGCTCAAGCGCTTGAACTATGCGGAATTGAATTCGATGGTACACAGCACCGCGCACTTGATGATGCAGTCAATACAGCCAAAGTATTCATCCATCAATTTGAGAGTTTTAATCTTGAGACGAATTGCGCCGCAGATGATGAAGGCATCACATCCAAGGTGGTCTATTCCAGTAATGAGGATGATGATCACGAATCACCTTTTGGAAACTTGGCTCATCTCTTTAAGAGCAAAGAATAG
- a CDS encoding FAD-dependent oxidoreductase encodes MGKRKKSRIALIAAVVFIVVCSAAYGAFYIWNKNYKFNNNYVWQPLEAVQSTTELAESYDVIVAGTDPEGITAALSAARNGMTVLLTEARDRNMLGGLMTEGGLNTLDLNYSPDQPQWLSSLRQADFLNKGIFQEWFDQIEGSSFDTNTAANVFYQMIRSEPNIDLLMHVKHMEPVTESASGDQKTITGMNITTEDGTTVRIATRSIIDATQDADIAAVAGAPYSIGRQDIGDGKSKMVSTLVFKLSGVTDEVWQKFRDREGTGVDKMSAWGYGDARNYESTDPERVKIRSLNIGRQNDDTILINTMQIFGVDPLDPASVQEGLRIGREEAPRIVDYLQKNYPEFASLQYEGTADELYVRESRHIYGEYRLTLADLLENRDHWDAIAYGSYDIDIQSTSAGLPGTIMMSPIQYGVPFRALVPLNVDGLLVVGRAASYDTIPHGSARVVPLGMATGEAAGAAVKLAYLHQETFRELSASQERATELRTMLENQGMDLSMQPFGQPDYMKHKDYRGLVAAASMYMTSGNYNNDGWDLDVAMNPERFLSKLKRMQAMFPSSYPGQATEAIANITNSASMPLSLDQAAYMIWLMIEPDGASIPPRQALAELQRDNLISDATLDGIADKNQLTNGDAYMLLRDVVEYHSGKVFE; translated from the coding sequence GTGGGGAAACGTAAAAAAAGTAGAATAGCTCTAATCGCAGCGGTTGTATTTATCGTTGTATGTAGTGCTGCTTATGGGGCCTTCTATATCTGGAACAAAAACTATAAGTTCAACAATAATTATGTGTGGCAGCCGTTGGAGGCTGTACAATCGACGACCGAGCTAGCTGAATCCTATGATGTTATTGTTGCTGGAACCGACCCGGAAGGCATCACTGCGGCATTGTCGGCTGCTCGAAACGGAATGACTGTATTGCTCACAGAAGCGCGTGACCGTAATATGCTTGGGGGATTAATGACAGAGGGTGGGCTGAATACGCTGGATTTGAATTACTCTCCTGATCAGCCACAATGGTTAAGCAGCTTGCGGCAGGCTGACTTTTTGAACAAAGGTATTTTTCAAGAATGGTTTGATCAGATTGAGGGAAGTTCATTTGATACAAATACCGCTGCGAACGTTTTTTACCAAATGATTCGTTCTGAACCCAACATTGATCTGTTGATGCATGTGAAGCATATGGAACCTGTAACCGAATCTGCTTCGGGTGACCAGAAGACCATCACGGGAATGAACATTACGACGGAGGATGGAACAACTGTACGTATTGCAACGCGTTCGATCATCGATGCGACCCAAGATGCAGATATTGCCGCAGTAGCTGGAGCGCCTTATTCTATAGGCAGGCAGGACATTGGAGACGGCAAGTCTAAGATGGTATCCACCCTTGTCTTCAAGCTAAGTGGTGTTACAGATGAGGTGTGGCAGAAGTTCAGGGACAGAGAAGGAACAGGTGTGGATAAAATGAGTGCCTGGGGTTACGGAGATGCGCGAAACTATGAATCAACTGATCCAGAGCGTGTGAAAATTCGTAGCCTGAACATTGGCAGACAGAATGACGACACCATTTTGATTAACACGATGCAGATCTTTGGAGTCGATCCGTTAGATCCAGCCTCTGTGCAGGAGGGGTTACGGATAGGTAGGGAAGAGGCTCCGCGAATTGTAGACTATTTGCAAAAAAATTACCCTGAGTTCGCCAGTCTTCAGTATGAGGGGACTGCCGATGAACTTTATGTGAGAGAATCACGCCATATCTATGGCGAATATCGATTGACGCTCGCTGACCTCTTGGAAAACCGGGATCATTGGGATGCTATCGCCTATGGCTCTTACGATATTGATATCCAAAGCACAAGTGCCGGGCTTCCAGGTACGATTATGATGAGTCCGATTCAATATGGCGTGCCTTTTCGTGCCTTGGTGCCTTTGAACGTAGATGGTCTGTTGGTTGTTGGACGAGCAGCGAGTTATGACACCATTCCTCACGGAAGCGCAAGAGTTGTGCCGCTAGGAATGGCGACAGGAGAAGCTGCGGGAGCAGCGGTCAAGCTGGCATATCTCCACCAGGAAACGTTTCGCGAGCTATCTGCTTCACAAGAACGGGCAACCGAACTACGTACCATGCTGGAGAATCAGGGAATGGATTTATCCATGCAACCGTTTGGGCAACCAGACTATATGAAGCATAAGGATTACCGAGGTTTAGTAGCTGCTGCAAGTATGTACATGACCTCTGGTAACTATAATAATGATGGATGGGACTTGGATGTTGCCATGAATCCAGAGCGCTTCCTCAGTAAATTGAAGAGGATGCAGGCAATGTTCCCGAGCAGTTACCCTGGGCAAGCTACTGAAGCTATCGCAAACATAACTAATTCGGCTTCAATGCCGCTATCACTCGATCAGGCTGCATACATGATCTGGCTAATGATTGAGCCTGATGGAGCATCCATACCGCCTAGGCAAGCTTTAGCTGAATTGCAGCGGGACAATCTGATCAGCGATGCTACGCTAGATGGGATTGCAGACAAAAACCAGCTCACGAATGGAGATGCATACATGCTGCTCCGTGATGTGGTCGAATATCATTCAGGTAAGGTGTTTGAATAA
- a CDS encoding proline--tRNA ligase — MRQSEILIPTLREAPAEADAAGHRWLLRSGMIRQLASGIYSYLPLGRRVLLNVERIVREEMDRAGCQEVLLPIMQPAELWEESGRYNQYGPELMRLKDRHAREFALGPTHEEVVTALVRDEVNSYRKLPFTLYQIGTKFRDERRPRFGLLRGREFVMKDAYSFASNWEELDQTYQAMNTAYSRILERCGLNYMRVEADAGTIGGQGATHEFMALADVGEDTIVSCEKCGYAANLEKAGYQASSSNSSGEKGTASLPDSEWNPDIQSDANSDATWTRIETPGIRTIDELSSFLNVGAEVIIKTLVYQADGKLVAVLVRGDHEVNDIALKQVLGVEELNLADEAALAGHSELTVGFLGPIGLSIPLIVDRDVAEMVAAITGGNEADIHLSGVRPGRDFPVSRVESVRFATEGDGCPSCGESLLFTKGIEVGHIFKLGTKYSDAMGASFLDRNGRQCAPVMGCYGIGVSRLMAAVAEQYAGEDGIQWPASLAPYDVHLITLSWKDEQQQKLTLELEQQLIEAGYSVLLDDRDERPGVKFKDAELIGLPVQIVIGRGAAEGQVELGSHVFTIAGDSKRTSMAVQEAVKLVKEHL; from the coding sequence ATGCGACAAAGTGAAATTCTAATCCCTACATTACGGGAAGCACCAGCAGAGGCAGATGCAGCAGGACATCGTTGGTTGCTGCGCTCCGGGATGATCCGTCAATTAGCATCAGGGATATATAGCTATCTGCCTTTGGGGAGACGTGTTCTGTTAAATGTCGAACGTATCGTCCGCGAAGAGATGGATCGTGCGGGATGTCAGGAAGTATTGTTGCCGATTATGCAGCCTGCCGAGCTCTGGGAAGAGTCTGGAAGATACAACCAATATGGGCCGGAGCTTATGCGCTTGAAGGATCGTCATGCACGTGAGTTTGCGCTTGGGCCAACTCATGAAGAAGTGGTGACTGCACTGGTGCGCGATGAGGTCAACTCCTACCGGAAGCTGCCATTCACGTTATATCAGATCGGAACGAAATTCAGAGATGAACGCAGACCAAGGTTTGGTTTGTTGCGTGGTCGGGAGTTTGTGATGAAGGATGCATACTCCTTCGCTTCTAATTGGGAAGAGTTAGACCAGACGTACCAAGCAATGAACACGGCGTATTCACGCATTCTGGAACGCTGTGGCTTGAATTATATGCGCGTTGAGGCGGATGCTGGAACGATTGGCGGGCAAGGGGCGACGCATGAGTTTATGGCGCTTGCCGATGTGGGTGAGGATACCATTGTCTCCTGTGAGAAGTGTGGGTATGCAGCCAATCTGGAGAAGGCCGGGTACCAAGCTTCCAGTTCGAATTCTTCGGGTGAAAAAGGCACAGCGAGTCTGCCTGATTCCGAATGGAATCCGGATATTCAGTCTGATGCTAACTCAGATGCAACGTGGACTCGAATAGAAACACCGGGCATTCGTACGATAGATGAATTAAGCTCTTTCTTGAACGTTGGAGCGGAAGTTATCATCAAAACATTGGTGTATCAGGCGGATGGCAAATTAGTTGCGGTACTTGTTCGTGGAGATCATGAAGTTAACGATATTGCATTGAAGCAAGTATTAGGTGTGGAAGAGCTGAACTTGGCTGATGAAGCTGCGCTCGCAGGTCATTCTGAATTGACCGTAGGTTTCCTGGGCCCTATCGGATTGAGCATCCCCCTGATCGTGGATCGGGATGTAGCTGAGATGGTAGCAGCGATTACGGGAGGCAATGAGGCAGATATCCATCTTTCAGGAGTGCGTCCGGGTAGAGATTTCCCTGTAAGCCGTGTCGAATCTGTTCGTTTTGCAACAGAAGGTGATGGTTGTCCTTCATGCGGAGAGTCACTTTTGTTTACGAAGGGGATCGAAGTGGGGCATATTTTCAAATTAGGAACGAAGTACAGTGATGCCATGGGCGCGTCCTTCCTTGATCGTAATGGGCGTCAATGCGCACCTGTCATGGGATGTTACGGTATAGGTGTATCACGTTTAATGGCAGCGGTAGCTGAACAATATGCAGGTGAGGATGGTATACAGTGGCCTGCGTCTCTTGCTCCTTACGATGTACATCTCATCACGCTGAGCTGGAAAGATGAACAACAGCAGAAGTTGACGCTTGAGCTGGAGCAGCAGCTCATTGAGGCGGGATACAGCGTATTATTGGATGATCGAGATGAACGGCCTGGCGTCAAATTCAAGGATGCAGAGCTGATTGGATTGCCTGTGCAGATCGTCATTGGAAGAGGGGCGGCAGAGGGACAGGTTGAATTGGGATCACATGTGTTTACGATAGCTGGGGATTCTAAACGAACCAGTATGGCTGTGCAAGAGGCTGTAAAACTTGTGAAGGAACATCTGTAA
- a CDS encoding helix-turn-helix domain-containing protein, which yields MVEHAFGSYLKQLRELQGYSINQLADSAGISNSQISRIENGVRGVPKPATIRKLADALSVPYAEMMKQAGYMEEMNTATDALVTPEWATYKDRRDFKKMLEDEDDLMFDGIPLDDEDKKRIKDVLTGLFWEAKQMNKRKKTTDPDDNK from the coding sequence ATTGTGGAGCATGCTTTTGGATCTTACCTCAAACAACTGCGAGAGTTGCAAGGCTATAGTATCAATCAGCTAGCAGATTCCGCAGGAATCAGTAACTCACAGATTTCACGCATCGAGAATGGGGTGCGCGGTGTTCCCAAACCAGCAACCATTCGCAAATTGGCAGACGCCCTCTCCGTTCCTTATGCAGAGATGATGAAGCAAGCTGGATACATGGAAGAAATGAATACAGCAACAGATGCTCTGGTCACACCTGAATGGGCAACCTATAAGGATCGACGAGACTTTAAGAAAATGCTGGAGGATGAGGATGATCTCATGTTTGATGGCATACCGCTGGATGACGAGGACAAGAAGCGTATTAAGGACGTTCTTACAGGGCTATTCTGGGAAGCTAAACAGATGAACAAACGCAAGAAAACAACCGATCCAGATGACAATAAATGA